The Halalkalibacter krulwichiae genome has a segment encoding these proteins:
- a CDS encoding response regulator, which translates to MNFYITDDDEIVRSMLAQMIEDEDLGQVVGESEDGALLDGETLNIKKVDILLIDLLMPQRDGLETIRAIKPSFKGKIIMISQIESKDLICEAYLLGIEHYVNKPINKIEVLAVLQKVMEHIRLEKSIYDIQKSLNNVLQIEPKWKPSAYKEDNIKTYGQFLLSELGISGESGSRDLLDILVYLYNFEKKYTFDHEMPSLTTIYEQVAAKKLGATADDEDVRREIKASKQRVRRTIYHSLNHLASLGLTDFSNVLFEKYASHFFDFTVVRKRMLELKNESGSPATSTRVNTKKFIQTLYFEAKQMMSE; encoded by the coding sequence ATGAACTTCTATATTACCGATGATGATGAAATCGTTCGTTCTATGCTCGCTCAAATGATAGAGGATGAAGACCTTGGGCAAGTTGTAGGTGAATCTGAAGATGGTGCATTATTGGATGGAGAAACATTAAACATAAAAAAGGTCGATATTTTATTAATTGATTTACTAATGCCTCAGCGTGATGGTCTTGAAACAATTCGAGCAATCAAACCTTCGTTTAAGGGAAAAATCATTATGATTTCTCAAATAGAATCAAAGGATCTAATTTGTGAAGCGTATTTACTTGGGATCGAGCACTATGTGAATAAACCAATTAATAAAATCGAAGTATTAGCTGTGCTTCAAAAAGTGATGGAGCATATCCGCTTAGAAAAATCCATTTATGACATTCAAAAATCGTTAAATAACGTCCTACAAATAGAACCTAAGTGGAAACCTTCTGCTTATAAAGAGGATAATATTAAGACTTATGGCCAATTTCTTTTATCTGAATTAGGGATCTCTGGTGAAAGCGGTTCTAGAGATTTACTAGATATTTTGGTTTATTTATATAATTTTGAGAAGAAGTATACATTTGATCATGAAATGCCCTCTCTGACAACTATTTATGAGCAGGTAGCTGCAAAAAAGCTAGGAGCAACTGCGGATGATGAAGATGTAAGAAGAGAGATAAAAGCTTCTAAACAGAGGGTCCGAAGAACGATTTATCATTCCTTAAATCACTTAGCATCGCTTGGACTTACTGACTTTTCTAATGTCCTTTTTGAAAAGTACGCCTCCCACTTTTTTGATTTTACAGTTGTTCGAAAAAGAATGTTAGAATTAAAAAATGAATCTGGCTCTCCGGCAACTTCTACTCGAGTTAATACAAAGAAGTTCATTCAAACATTATATTTTGAAGCCAAACAGATGATGTCCGAGTAG
- a CDS encoding sensor histidine kinase, with the protein MTPLNLYPLLKKERTIIIFMILFVPLAGEINFYPINETFRVSLGPPVLFLFLLFLRNTAIIPVFLTASVVVIFRILLDWFMLNNFNWLTSFESHYPTFFFYFTYTCLFYVMKVNRYHHSPLIIGLFGIIIELLSDFSELFVQYLVFGMTITSASLTEMVIIALSHSFMVLGVFSMMKLYETQSREREVRKHNEHMLMLVSNLYEESIHLKKSLQNSEAITRKAYELYRGLDQDQLINSNVIKSTRQQLLEIAGEVHDIKKDNQRIFAGLSKLITNESFSDYVHINELIHIIVRANEKYARLLEKEVKFSYTIEGVHSRYHIYTILSILNNVVANAVEAITDKGTIKIEAIAKQNSVEFSIEDDGVGIADKHKKLIFKPGFTSKYDLMGNPSTGIGLTFVEDMVTKLNGTVTFQSRHGNKGTVFIISLPVENLVEKECSR; encoded by the coding sequence GTGACACCTTTGAACCTTTATCCCTTACTAAAAAAAGAACGTACGATTATTATTTTTATGATCCTTTTTGTTCCACTTGCGGGCGAAATTAATTTCTACCCCATTAACGAAACATTCCGTGTTAGTTTAGGCCCACCCGTTCTTTTTCTTTTTCTACTATTTTTAAGAAACACCGCTATTATTCCGGTTTTTTTAACTGCTTCTGTAGTTGTCATTTTTCGAATACTACTAGATTGGTTCATGCTGAACAACTTTAACTGGTTAACATCGTTTGAATCACATTATCCCACTTTTTTCTTTTATTTCACGTATACTTGTCTTTTTTATGTAATGAAAGTTAATCGTTACCACCACAGTCCCTTGATCATTGGGTTATTTGGCATCATTATTGAATTATTATCAGACTTTTCAGAGCTATTCGTGCAATATCTTGTATTTGGAATGACCATTACTTCTGCCTCTTTAACGGAAATGGTTATTATAGCTCTTTCTCACAGCTTTATGGTGTTAGGTGTTTTTAGTATGATGAAGTTGTATGAAACCCAATCACGGGAGCGAGAGGTTCGAAAGCATAATGAACATATGCTCATGCTCGTCTCCAATTTGTATGAGGAATCCATTCACTTGAAAAAATCACTTCAAAACTCGGAGGCAATTACTAGAAAGGCTTACGAGCTATATAGAGGATTGGATCAGGATCAACTTATTAACAGCAATGTCATCAAAAGTACTCGTCAACAACTACTAGAAATCGCTGGTGAGGTACATGACATTAAAAAAGACAATCAAAGAATTTTTGCCGGATTGTCTAAACTTATTACAAATGAAAGTTTCTCAGATTATGTCCATATTAATGAGCTCATTCATATTATTGTTCGAGCCAATGAAAAGTATGCTCGCTTATTAGAAAAAGAGGTTAAATTTAGTTATACGATTGAGGGAGTGCACTCTCGTTACCATATCTATACGATTTTATCGATTCTCAATAATGTAGTTGCAAACGCCGTAGAAGCTATTACTGACAAGGGAACCATTAAAATAGAAGCGATCGCAAAGCAGAATTCGGTTGAATTTAGCATTGAAGACGACGGAGTCGGGATTGCTGATAAGCATAAAAAATTAATATTCAAACCTGGCTTCACTTCTAAATATGACCTTATGGGGAATCCCTCAACAGGCATTGGATTAACCTTTGTAGAGGATATGGTCACAAAGCTTAACGGCACCGTCACCTTCCAAAGTAGACATGGGAATAAAGGAACTGTATTTATAATTAGCTTGCCAGTTGAAAATTTAGTGGAAAAGGAGTGTTCTAGATGA
- a CDS encoding alanine/glycine:cation symporter family protein, with the protein MVEAIIDWGNTILWSYVLIVLLVGLGIYFTFRTKFVQIRNLGEMFRLIKESPSTTSGKNQVSSFGAFCISAASRIGTGNLAGVAIAITLGGPGAVFWMWIVAIFGAALSFIESTLAQVYKVKGSNGYKGGPAFYMEKALGARWMGVLFAILITFCFGLAFNSVQANTITSAFEEAFGINRLVLGIALTVLTGFVIFGGVKRIAKVTQVVVPIMALCYLILTTYVVIGNIGEIPGMIGLIVSSAFGFNEAVAGGIGAAIMNGVKRGLFSNEAGMGSAPVAAAAADVSHPAKQGFVQTLGVFIDTLVICSATAFIILLSGVQGEGMGGIQLTQSALASHVGSWATIFVAIAILLLCFSSIVGNYYYGESNLEFIKENRTILFVFRLAVLAVVLFGSVSSLSMVWNLADLFMALMAITNLIALLLIGKIAIAVLKDYVKQKKEGKDPVFYASSIEGLKNVECWEDEEVSEKHKEA; encoded by the coding sequence ATGGTAGAAGCAATCATTGATTGGGGAAATACGATTTTATGGTCCTATGTGTTAATTGTTTTACTTGTTGGGTTAGGGATTTATTTTACGTTCAGAACGAAATTTGTTCAAATTAGAAATCTTGGAGAAATGTTTCGTTTAATAAAAGAAAGTCCTTCGACTACCAGTGGAAAGAATCAAGTTTCATCATTCGGGGCTTTCTGTATTAGTGCTGCATCAAGAATTGGGACAGGTAATCTTGCTGGGGTGGCTATTGCGATTACTTTAGGAGGTCCAGGTGCTGTCTTTTGGATGTGGATTGTTGCTATTTTTGGTGCAGCATTAAGCTTTATTGAAAGTACATTAGCTCAAGTATATAAGGTTAAAGGATCTAATGGGTACAAGGGTGGCCCAGCCTTTTATATGGAAAAAGCTCTTGGTGCAAGATGGATGGGGGTATTGTTTGCGATATTAATTACTTTCTGTTTTGGACTGGCTTTTAATTCGGTTCAAGCAAATACGATAACATCTGCATTTGAGGAAGCCTTTGGCATTAATCGACTTGTCCTCGGTATTGCTTTAACTGTACTGACTGGGTTTGTTATCTTTGGTGGCGTGAAGCGTATTGCTAAAGTGACTCAGGTAGTAGTTCCGATTATGGCTCTATGTTATTTGATTTTAACTACATATGTAGTGATTGGAAACATTGGTGAAATTCCTGGGATGATTGGTCTGATCGTCTCTAGTGCGTTTGGTTTCAACGAAGCGGTTGCTGGTGGGATTGGTGCTGCCATTATGAATGGTGTCAAGCGCGGATTATTTTCGAATGAAGCTGGAATGGGGAGTGCACCTGTTGCAGCAGCAGCAGCAGATGTGAGTCATCCGGCAAAACAAGGGTTTGTTCAGACGCTAGGTGTATTTATCGACACATTAGTTATTTGTAGCGCAACTGCGTTTATTATTTTATTATCTGGTGTTCAAGGAGAGGGAATGGGTGGCATTCAGCTCACTCAAAGTGCATTAGCTAGTCATGTTGGTTCGTGGGCAACCATTTTTGTCGCTATTGCCATTTTGTTATTATGTTTTAGTTCAATTGTTGGAAATTACTATTATGGTGAATCCAATTTAGAATTTATTAAGGAAAATAGAACAATTCTCTTTGTCTTCCGTCTAGCAGTCTTAGCAGTAGTACTATTTGGGTCCGTATCAAGCCTAAGCATGGTATGGAATCTAGCTGATCTCTTTATGGCGCTAATGGCAATCACAAACTTAATTGCTCTTCTTTTAATTGGGAAGATCGCGATTGCCGTTTTAAAAGATTATGTGAAACAGAAAAAAGAGGGCAAAGATCCGGTTTTTTATGCTAGCAGCATTGAAGGCCTAAAAAATGTAGAATGCTGGGAAGATGAAGAAGTTTCTGAGAAGCATAAAGAAGCCTAA
- a CDS encoding helix-turn-helix domain-containing protein, producing MLKRLSELRKKRDWSMQETADRLGIAKSTYAGYESGYRMPSIQALADIADLYETTVDYLLDREVEKRPKIELTELLAAEEHVLILDHSPLTVEELRDFVAFTRVKRELKKDER from the coding sequence TTGTTAAAGCGATTATCAGAACTTAGAAAGAAGAGAGATTGGTCAATGCAGGAAACGGCTGACCGGCTTGGTATTGCAAAAAGTACGTATGCGGGCTATGAATCTGGCTATCGAATGCCTTCAATCCAAGCGTTAGCTGACATTGCTGATTTGTACGAAACAACGGTAGATTATCTTTTGGATCGCGAAGTAGAAAAACGTCCGAAAATTGAACTTACAGAACTATTGGCAGCAGAGGAACATGTACTAATACTTGATCATTCTCCATTAACTGTGGAGGAATTAAGAGATTTTGTTGCTTTTACTAGGGTAAAAAGAGAGCTGAAAAAGGACGAGAGATAA
- a CDS encoding glutaminase, protein MQSLQGMNTIEGENLDRWVKQCRPLGTKGRCAEYIPALGESNLLDLGICIITPEGVEIKSGEWDVPFTLQSISKVISFIAACLDRGISFVLERVDVEPTGDAFNSIVRLEMNKPGRPFNPMINAGAITITSLLNGESPEQKLHSVYELLEKMIGRRPTFNERVFQSEWKTANRNRALAYYLKESGFLESEVEDALEVYLKQCSIEVNAKDIARMGLILSQNGFDPIQKKQVFPKEVAKLIKGLMMTCGMYNASGKFAAFVGVPAKSGVSGGIMASVPARYEQETLFQMGCGIGIYGPAIDEFGNSIAGVELLKNLAGEWDFSIF, encoded by the coding sequence ATGCAATCACTACAGGGAATGAATACCATTGAGGGAGAAAATCTCGATCGCTGGGTAAAACAGTGCCGTCCACTTGGTACGAAAGGTCGTTGTGCAGAGTATATTCCTGCTCTAGGGGAGTCAAATCTTTTAGATTTAGGGATTTGCATCATTACCCCAGAAGGTGTTGAGATCAAATCAGGGGAATGGGACGTTCCTTTTACTCTACAAAGTATCTCAAAAGTCATTAGTTTTATTGCTGCTTGTTTAGATCGTGGAATTTCATTTGTGCTAGAACGTGTTGATGTGGAACCAACCGGGGATGCCTTTAATTCAATTGTCAGGCTGGAAATGAATAAACCGGGGAGGCCATTTAACCCAATGATTAATGCAGGGGCTATTACAATAACTTCGCTCCTGAATGGGGAATCACCTGAGCAAAAGTTACACTCGGTATATGAATTGCTTGAAAAAATGATTGGGAGACGACCAACTTTTAACGAAAGAGTTTTTCAGTCAGAATGGAAGACGGCGAATCGAAATAGAGCATTAGCTTACTATTTAAAAGAGAGCGGTTTCTTAGAATCAGAGGTCGAAGATGCGTTAGAAGTTTATTTAAAACAATGTTCCATTGAAGTAAATGCCAAAGATATTGCTCGAATGGGTTTAATTTTATCTCAAAATGGATTCGATCCGATTCAAAAAAAGCAAGTCTTTCCTAAGGAGGTAGCAAAGTTGATTAAAGGTTTAATGATGACTTGTGGGATGTACAATGCCTCAGGGAAATTTGCAGCTTTTGTTGGGGTCCCAGCTAAAAGCGGAGTGTCAGGGGGGATTATGGCTTCAGTTCCAGCAAGGTATGAGCAAGAAACTCTTTTTCAAATGGGGTGTGGCATCGGCATTTATGGTCCAGCAATAGATGAATTTGGAAATAGCATAGCAGGAGTTGAACTATTGAAAAATCTTGCAGGGGAATGGGATTTTAGTATTTTTTAA
- a CDS encoding Glu/Leu/Phe/Val family dehydrogenase has translation MITTKEVKKEENKNVLSLFQSTQRVIQEALHKLGYKDDMFELLKEPIRMLTVRIPVRMDNGEVKIFTGYRAQHNDAIGPTKGGIRFHPEVTEEEVKALSIWMSLKCGIVDLPYGGGKGGIVCDPRSMSFRELERLSRGYVRAISQIVGPTKDIPAPDVFTNSQIMAWMMDEYSRIREFDSPGFITGKPLVLGGSHGRESATARGVTICIEEAVKKKGLTLQGARVIIQGFGNAGSFLASFMHEMGAKVVGISDAYGALYDPDGLDIDYLLSKRDSFGTVTNLFKQTISNEELLKSECDILVPAAISNQITVDNAHEIKAEIIVEAANGPTTLEATKILTERGKFLVPDVLASSGGVTVSYFEWVQNNQGYYWDEEEIDKKLRAIMKHSFENICQLSQKHQVDMRLAAYMVGVRRMAEASRLRGWI, from the coding sequence ATGATCACTACAAAGGAAGTCAAAAAGGAAGAAAATAAGAATGTGTTAAGTCTGTTTCAATCTACACAAAGGGTTATACAAGAAGCGTTACATAAATTAGGTTATAAAGATGACATGTTCGAGCTTTTAAAAGAACCAATCAGAATGCTCACAGTACGTATTCCTGTTCGTATGGATAACGGAGAAGTTAAGATCTTTACTGGTTATCGTGCACAACATAATGATGCTATCGGACCAACAAAAGGGGGAATACGATTTCATCCTGAAGTAACTGAAGAAGAAGTGAAAGCGTTATCGATCTGGATGAGTTTAAAGTGTGGAATAGTTGATCTTCCATATGGAGGGGGAAAGGGTGGGATCGTATGTGATCCGCGAAGCATGTCTTTTAGAGAGTTAGAAAGGTTAAGCCGGGGATATGTGCGAGCCATAAGTCAAATTGTAGGCCCAACAAAAGACATTCCGGCACCGGATGTATTCACAAATTCACAAATTATGGCTTGGATGATGGATGAATATAGCCGTATTCGAGAATTCGATTCACCAGGTTTTATTACTGGAAAGCCACTTGTACTGGGTGGTTCACATGGGAGAGAAAGTGCTACAGCAAGAGGTGTAACCATTTGTATAGAAGAGGCTGTAAAGAAGAAAGGTCTTACATTGCAAGGCGCACGTGTGATTATACAAGGATTTGGAAATGCAGGAAGCTTCCTAGCTTCTTTCATGCATGAGATGGGAGCGAAGGTAGTCGGGATATCCGATGCTTATGGAGCTCTTTATGATCCAGATGGCCTTGATATTGATTATTTGTTAAGTAAGAGAGATAGCTTTGGTACGGTGACCAACCTATTTAAGCAAACGATAAGCAATGAAGAGCTGTTGAAGTCTGAATGTGATATTCTTGTGCCTGCTGCGATATCCAACCAAATTACAGTGGACAACGCTCACGAGATTAAGGCAGAGATTATCGTAGAAGCTGCAAACGGACCAACAACATTAGAAGCTACTAAAATATTAACAGAACGTGGCAAATTTCTAGTGCCTGATGTATTAGCAAGCTCAGGTGGTGTTACAGTTTCCTATTTTGAATGGGTTCAAAATAATCAAGGGTATTATTGGGACGAAGAAGAGATTGATAAAAAATTACGCGCAATTATGAAGCATTCATTTGAAAATATATGCCAACTATCACAAAAACATCAAGTCGACATGCGTCTAGCCGCTTATATGGTGGGGGTTCGGCGAATGGCAGAAGCCTCTCGTTTAAGAGGTTGGATTTAG
- a CDS encoding YjcZ family sporulation protein, with product MYPNANAPFMGANVNAPFSMDANVNAPFTMGAEENVPFTMGETAPFTMGEAAPYCYAGPVMGYGPKRGYDGFILIVVLFILLIIVGAGSFYKC from the coding sequence ATGTATCCAAACGCAAACGCACCTTTTATGGGTGCTAACGTAAATGCACCTTTTTCTATGGACGCTAATGTAAATGCCCCATTCACTATGGGTGCTGAAGAAAATGTACCATTCACAATGGGAGAAACTGCTCCATTCACAATGGGAGAAGCTGCTCCTTATTGTTACGCTGGTCCTGTTATGGGATATGGTCCAAAGCGTGGCTATGATGGGTTCATCCTCATTGTTGTCTTGTTTATCTTATTAATTATTGTAGGTGCTGGTAGCTTTTATAAGTGCTAA
- a CDS encoding protein-glutamine gamma-glutamyltransferase, whose translation MIQIMGMPLQQPEMETFGTVERMIIRQMDEDPTLHSYSSFNEFVFEVTTRKNIINSSISMNESEMEFTLFEYARCNPQYWHLTETGGFLLRPDVRPSDAIRDIFRNSSLYAFECSTACVIIFYDAVLNSIGDYSFNLLFPNLYLYSWHVDSDLGMHNVSTNHLIPGDVVYFNNPDFHPQIHWLRGQNAVVLGDGTFFGHGFGILTAEQMIQTLNENRRPYSNQSAYMLGTVTRPNYNHLASVSMLQRSYLTYKKQQIVIHHNQTSISFLQYLFFLQQNHPR comes from the coding sequence ATGATACAAATAATGGGGATGCCTTTGCAACAACCTGAGATGGAGACCTTTGGAACAGTGGAAAGAATGATTATAAGACAAATGGATGAAGACCCTACCCTGCATTCATATTCTTCCTTCAATGAATTCGTATTTGAAGTCACAACACGGAAAAACATTATTAACAGTTCAATAAGCATGAATGAAAGCGAAATGGAGTTTACCTTATTTGAATATGCTCGTTGTAATCCGCAGTACTGGCATTTAACAGAAACCGGTGGCTTTCTGTTAAGACCAGACGTAAGACCCTCTGATGCAATCCGGGACATTTTTAGGAACAGTTCCCTTTATGCGTTTGAATGTTCAACGGCTTGTGTCATTATTTTTTACGATGCGGTGCTGAACAGCATAGGTGATTATAGCTTTAACCTTCTTTTCCCAAACCTTTACTTATATAGCTGGCATGTTGATTCTGATCTTGGAATGCACAACGTGTCTACTAACCATCTTATTCCTGGTGATGTTGTCTATTTTAACAATCCGGACTTTCATCCACAAATTCACTGGCTAAGAGGGCAAAATGCCGTAGTACTTGGTGATGGTACTTTTTTCGGGCACGGCTTTGGAATCTTGACTGCTGAACAAATGATTCAAACGCTTAATGAAAATCGTAGACCATACAGCAATCAATCTGCTTATATGCTAGGCACTGTCACAAGACCTAACTATAATCATTTAGCCTCCGTTTCAATGTTACAGAGAAGCTATCTAACATATAAAAAGCAACAAATTGTTATTCATCATAACCAAACTTCAATATCCTTTTTACAATATTTATTTTTTCTACAACAAAACCATCCTCGATAA
- a CDS encoding MDR family MFS transporter, producing the protein MDNKESYSKVLIAALLLIGSFIAVLNQTLMITAIPPLMVEMNITANTGQWLTTVFMLVMGIMVPISAFLIEKFTTRQLFLSAMGIFTIGTVIAALATNFPFLLTGRIVQSIGAGVMIPLMQTVFLLIFPVERRGAAMGYIGLVISFAPAIGPTLSGWVTTNYEWRYMFYGILPLALMILILAFFSMRNVTELKNPKVDPVSIMLSTFGFGGLLYGFTSAGNNGWASTQTILFLILGLVLIYFFVKRQLGLSHPMLEFRVFKARMFTLSTIICSIGFLGLIGLETLIPLYMHNMRGFTAVEAGIVLLPGALITGLMAPITGRIFDRFGAKVLAIPGLIIMTMSTFAFLFIDTTTSIMYLTVMYAIRMFGFSMVMMPVNTAGLNQLPRRLLAHGSAVTNTIRQMSASIGTGLLVTTMTTAERAGASLPQVANPDIFGAIIAFGMIAVLTLVSLILSFKVQKTYPPTDEEWERAAG; encoded by the coding sequence ATGGATAATAAAGAGAGTTATAGTAAGGTACTGATTGCGGCGTTATTGCTTATTGGGTCTTTTATTGCTGTTTTGAATCAAACGCTTATGATTACAGCGATTCCTCCGTTAATGGTGGAAATGAATATTACGGCCAACACAGGACAATGGTTAACGACTGTCTTTATGTTGGTGATGGGTATTATGGTTCCTATTTCTGCATTTTTAATTGAAAAATTTACGACAAGACAGTTGTTCCTATCAGCAATGGGAATTTTCACAATTGGAACAGTCATTGCAGCATTAGCAACTAATTTTCCTTTTTTGCTTACAGGTAGAATTGTGCAGTCTATTGGAGCAGGCGTAATGATTCCATTAATGCAGACGGTGTTTTTACTCATTTTTCCTGTAGAACGAAGGGGAGCGGCTATGGGGTATATAGGTCTTGTCATCTCATTCGCACCAGCCATCGGACCAACATTGTCTGGTTGGGTGACGACCAATTATGAGTGGCGCTATATGTTTTATGGAATTCTTCCTTTAGCACTGATGATTTTGATTTTGGCGTTTTTTAGTATGAGGAATGTAACAGAGTTAAAAAATCCGAAAGTGGACCCAGTTTCGATTATGTTATCTACATTTGGGTTTGGAGGACTTCTTTATGGCTTCACGAGTGCCGGAAACAATGGGTGGGCGAGTACACAAACGATCCTTTTTCTAATACTTGGTTTGGTATTAATCTACTTTTTCGTTAAGCGCCAGCTTGGTTTGTCCCATCCAATGCTGGAATTCCGTGTTTTTAAAGCACGAATGTTTACTCTTTCTACGATCATTTGCAGCATTGGCTTTTTGGGACTGATTGGGCTTGAAACATTGATCCCATTATATATGCACAACATGCGTGGATTTACAGCCGTGGAAGCGGGGATTGTCTTGCTCCCTGGTGCGTTAATAACAGGATTAATGGCTCCAATCACGGGAAGAATATTTGATCGATTTGGTGCAAAGGTACTGGCTATCCCTGGTTTAATCATCATGACAATGTCAACCTTTGCTTTTCTTTTCATTGATACAACTACATCAATTATGTATTTAACAGTCATGTATGCAATTCGAATGTTTGGATTCTCGATGGTGATGATGCCAGTTAATACAGCAGGACTAAATCAGCTCCCAAGAAGATTGCTTGCCCACGGCTCAGCAGTAACAAATACGATTCGTCAGATGTCAGCATCAATTGGAACAGGCTTACTCGTAACGACAATGACAACAGCAGAGAGAGCTGGTGCTAGTCTTCCTCAAGTAGCCAATCCAGATATATTTGGTGCCATTATCGCCTTTGGGATGATCGCTGTCTTAACACTTGTCTCATTAATCCTTTCGTTTAAAGTTCAGAAAACGTATCCTCCGACGGATGAAGAGTGGGAGAGGGCAGCTGGATAG
- a CDS encoding MFS transporter, whose amino-acid sequence MEQQSLFRNRTFIFLFIGSFLALVGFSMFFMTTTWFVISDLNSASSLGIILIAITVPRILMMAYGGVLADKFKKTTIMFSTSSIQGVLLVIMFFLHNANQLTFLYLIILGSIFGTLDAFSGPAGTSLIPKIVQKNQIKQANAIIQGLGQIGFIIGPIISGSVMEFGGVTTGYLVSSIIVLLSAFFMFPPFLKEGPVVNTIKQTPFKDLIEGLSYVKASRFLITGILILITLNFFAFGAISIAIPILVETYGGTPINLSYIEAALGVGMLISTAVIGMIKIRRRGLTSIIGLIATLIVAIAFSQIPNLYILTALAFLIGFTMTFVSIPFFTSAQEDTDPRIMGRVMSIVFLAMNGFDPLAYASVTLLVSRGFDIQLVILSFSIVGLVIALSILWRGQTFRKYKSNY is encoded by the coding sequence ATGGAACAACAATCATTGTTTCGGAATCGCACTTTTATATTTCTGTTTATTGGTAGCTTTTTGGCGCTGGTAGGCTTTAGTATGTTTTTTATGACAACAACCTGGTTTGTCATTTCTGATTTAAATTCTGCTAGTTCATTGGGCATTATTCTTATTGCCATTACTGTGCCACGTATTCTCATGATGGCATATGGAGGGGTTCTTGCTGATAAATTCAAGAAAACGACAATCATGTTCAGTACGAGTTCAATCCAAGGAGTTCTGCTAGTCATCATGTTCTTCTTGCACAATGCAAATCAATTAACATTTCTGTATTTAATCATTTTGGGGTCCATTTTCGGAACATTAGATGCATTTTCTGGACCAGCTGGAACATCCTTAATTCCAAAAATAGTACAAAAAAACCAAATAAAACAAGCAAATGCTATTATTCAGGGGTTGGGGCAGATTGGCTTTATTATTGGCCCTATTATCTCTGGGAGTGTCATGGAATTCGGTGGCGTAACAACAGGTTATTTAGTCTCATCTATTATTGTTCTTTTGTCTGCCTTTTTTATGTTCCCACCTTTCTTAAAGGAAGGTCCTGTAGTCAATACAATAAAACAAACACCATTTAAAGATCTCATAGAAGGGCTTTCCTATGTAAAAGCAAGTAGATTTTTAATTACAGGTATCCTTATTTTAATAACGTTAAACTTTTTTGCCTTCGGAGCGATATCCATTGCAATCCCCATTTTAGTGGAAACTTATGGAGGGACCCCCATTAATCTTAGTTACATTGAAGCTGCTTTAGGAGTTGGCATGCTAATAAGTACAGCTGTAATCGGTATGATCAAAATACGCCGTAGGGGATTAACATCAATTATAGGCTTAATTGCAACATTAATAGTAGCTATAGCTTTTAGTCAAATTCCTAACTTATATATTTTAACGGCGTTAGCGTTCTTAATTGGATTTACCATGACATTTGTATCCATCCCATTTTTCACTTCAGCACAAGAAGATACTGATCCCCGCATTATGGGGCGGGTCATGAGTATTGTCTTTTTAGCTATGAATGGGTTTGATCCTCTCGCCTATGCAAGTGTAACTTTACTCGTTTCTAGAGGATTTGATATTCAATTAGTCATTTTGTCTTTTTCTATTGTTGGATTAGTTATTGCGCTATCGATTTTATGGAGAGGACAGACGTTTAGAAAATACAAGTCTAACTACTAA